The Oncorhynchus nerka isolate Pitt River linkage group LG3, Oner_Uvic_2.0, whole genome shotgun sequence genome includes the window gcattctgtatgttctgcagttgaccaatggctttcttgggtagaccagacaggagagcaatacagtagtcaaacctgaatgtaataaaagcatggatgagtctctctgtatcagcctgagagagaaacaTCCACAAATCAAAATGTTCCTGGTATAAAGCAATTTTGGTCGCATTCCTAATGTGCGATTCGAAATTGACTTCAGAATGTAAAAATAACACTTAGGTTTTTTACCTGGTGTTTTATCTTTATTGCCTGTGAATTAAAATATGCTGCTAGATTCTCTCGctgtgctttggctccaacaaTAAGTACCTAGGTTttgtcttgatttagctggaggaagtTATTTAACTCACTAAAACAGTCTAATAATGTATCTGTGGAGCTAGAATCCTCTGGTGACACAGAAATGTGAGGCTGTGTATCATCTGTGTAGCAGTGACAATCAATGCTGTGCTTTAATATAGGCTTTATTATGGCATTTAATATAGGTTTTATTATGGCATTTAATATAGGGTTTATTATGGCATTTAATATAGGGTTTATTATGGCATTTAATATAGGGTTTATTATGGCATTTAATATAGGGTTTATCTCATTTCATATTCACAGTACATAGTTTATTTGAAAAAGAAACACCAAgagtgaagaggacagagaatttCAGCTACTTTCCAACAGTACAAACACATAAAAACAACTGAACAATACTTTCACACACAGAAAAACAGCCAGTATTGTCACGTACAGCATAAAATATAAGTGGTATAAAAGTATTAAAACAGATTGTTCTCCTTTTGGCAATCTGTCTTCATCATTATCAAGCATTTTATCTAAACCAATCCCTTGTCTTGCCAATCTCTTACTGCTTAATGATGACTAACTTCACTGTACCTAACACCCAGGCAACCAAGTATCAACATATGGACTTCAACAATTAACAGTTTAAAATCACTACTTTGATATTTGTACTCAAATAAGCAGGTCATGTGGGTGGAAAGGGGAGAGGTGGGTGGAAAGGGGAGAGGTGGGTGGAAAGGGGAGAGGTGGGTGGAAAGGGGAGATGTGGGTGGAAAGGGGAGAGGTGGGTGGAAAGGGGAGAGGTGGGTGGAAAGGGGAGAGGTGGGTGGAAAGGGAAGAGGTGGGCGGATAATGTATTTGTATAATGTCTGTAGTTTTTTTCTCTCACAAAATAAATGTGAACACAGATGTGAAACTTGTATTAGTCCCTCGGGACAAGACCTATAAAAAGTCATTTTATTTCCCTGATTCCCAATCAGCTCTTCCTGTGTTGTAAGCTTAACCAATATGGTTAATAATACAGCAAAACGGACCCTGGACCAAAGTGTTACTAATCTTTTGATTTAGTCATTCCATGACACGCTTGTTTCACAGCAAGCTACATCATAATAATAAGCAGCAATGAAAACATTGATCATGTCATATTCTTCACATTATTCAGATAATTAAATTCATATTTAAATGGTGAAATGACTGCTGTACATGAAAGCGAATTATCAACATGATTCAAATGGGTAACACCAGGAACATGCGGTAGATGTATGTAACAAGAGTTTCCATGATGGCTGTTAACTATAGTAGTCCTGTATCATCTGCTTCTCTTCTTAGAAATGTGAATGTACCTGTAGTTAGTCAACTCAATAATATACAGGCTGCCTTAGGTCTACTTTATTTCTTGGGATTTCTCTGGACTTCATTTACTGAGTTCGGCTCATGTTCAGTCCATTGACCAGTCATTTCTCCCATCATGCTGTTCTCCACTTCTTTCACTTCCTGCCTCGTTGCATAATGGCCACAGAATATGGTTCAGACATGACATGACAATACATTGTTCAATGCTGCTCCACATTGCTACTTTGAACACAGGCATTATTTTAAGTTGAAGTTTGTCTTGTCGCAAGTCACCATCCCTCCATTTTGTCGTCCGTCATTTGAGGAGAGATTGTTGTATCAGAGGGAGAAGATGCTCCACACACTCCGTGTTCATACATGTTCAACTGCTGGGTCACGCTTCTTTCCTCGGTGTCTCTCTGCTTCTTCCAGGGAAAACAAAACATGAATCAATCACACACAAGGACTGAAACTACTCTATTCAATCACTATTTAGGTGCATCAATATTAGATTGAAGGTGCAAGTTCGGTATGAGGTTTGTTAGTCTTATTAGTCTTTTTTATTTGTAATTCTAACACCTTTGCAGTTTGCGCTCTGATTTGTGCCCAGATGCTGGCATTTTTTCTAGATCCAAGCAGCATTAACACTCGGACTGATATCACAGTGGTATAATAAGGACAAGGGCTCACCGTTGACGTTTCACGCCGGTGACATCTAGTCAGTAAGAAGATCACCAGCAGGACTCCCGCAACAAGCATCACAACCACGCTGACAGACAcacctgctgctactgctactttaTCAGGACTCTCCAATAGACTCTCTCTAATGTATACTGGAAAGCAGAgaggaaacagaaaacatagaaatagttCATACAAACTATGAAATGCTCCAAAAACGTGTTTTAGATGAGAGACGGAGAAGCCAAAAAGCTGAGGAATTTGAAAAGGCAGACCTCTTAGTGTAACTTGACCAAGTGGTGAGAAGACTTTCCAAATGAAACTCTAACTTCCTCCTTATTTGTCACAGCAGTGTAACTTTCTTTGTCTACTACTCTTCAACACATCACTGTGTATTCCAGCTTCTTCATTTTTATCCAAACATTTGTGTTCAGTCAGAGGAACCACTACATCATTGGTAATGCTAATAGTTTAGTCCCAAAGATAACGCTGTTGTTTCTCTGTAGTTTCACTCTAGCGTAGACTTTTTTACCTTTTCTGTGTTTATGCCTGTGCTTGCCCCTAGATTCCCCCACCCTCGTGCactttcacacacatacacatgcacccACTCCTAGCTTTTCATTCTCATGCATTCTTATGCAGATGTTTTGGGATTTTTGGGTACAAGCTGAGACTCTAACCAACATTCTTCAATGAAATCACTATGGGGCTGAAACTCCTGACCCTGACTACAGTACCGTGATTTACTGCTGCTGTGTTATGGCTACTGGTGTCACTAGTCCCGTGTACTCACCAGGCTTTTCCTTGCAGGTGGAGTTGAGTGTAGAagcctggtctgtgttctccaccATACACTGCAGTTTTTCACCCTGACTCCGATCCATAGTCAGGATGCTGGTCAGACTGTATAGTCCTGTAGAGTTATCCAGGTGGGTCTCATCCCTCCTGGAGGTGTTCACCAGAGGATGTCCACCCATCTTCCAGTGAATCTGGCCCTTTGGGTATCCCCCGTTGGCTTTACACTGGTACACCCCGAACCTCTCTCCCCATCCGGAACCCATCGAAGCCTGGTCTAGTACCTGGTACATACATACACTGTAGCTGgctggagagcagagaggagataaATCAACTGCAGCATGCCTGAAATGGAGTCATTTATGAAGTAGAAAAGGGGGCGGGAGAAAACAAATAAATCAACCAATAGCAGAATGACaatgaacaacaacaacaacaacaaaaaacaagcaAAACAAATGTCTTACCAATCACATGCAGAGTGATGTGAATGT containing:
- the LOC115112779 gene encoding ICOS ligand-like isoform X1 codes for the protein METYRTHIVMWTVLWLVEVFLCASAHLEPLQAIVGQNVLLQCPCKKRKERMDMKWQLEDHTTVLHHSGRHNITNIGEGYENRVRLFQNEDKDNCSLLLSGITVADNGMYKCFFQTQTLVYIHITLHVIASYSVCMYQVLDQASMGSGWGERFGVYQCKANGGYPKGQIHWKMGGHPLVNTSRRDETHLDNSTGLYSLTSILTMDRSQGEKLQCMVENTDQASTLNSTCKEKPVYIRESLLESPDKVAVAAGVSVSVVVMLVAGVLLVIFLLTRCHRRETSTKQRDTEERSVTQQLNMYEHGVCGASSPSDTTISPQMTDDKMEGW
- the LOC115112779 gene encoding ICOS ligand-like isoform X3 produces the protein METYRTHIVMWTVLWLVEVFLCASAHLEPLQAIVGQNVLLQCPCKKRKERMDMKWQLEDHTTVLHHSGRHNITNIGEGYENRVRLFQNEDKDNCSLLLSGITVADNGMYKCFFQTQTLVYIHITLHVIASYSVCMYQVLDQASMGSGWGERFGVYQCKANGGYPKGQIHWKMGGHPLVNTSRRDETHLDNSTGLYSLTSILTMDRSQGEKLQCMVENTDQASTLNSTCKEKPVYIRESLLESPDKVAVAAGVSVSVVVMLVAGVLLVIFLLTRCHRRETSTRDTEERSVTQQLNMYEHGVCGASSPSDTTISPQMTDDKMEGW
- the LOC115112779 gene encoding ICOS ligand-like isoform X4, whose protein sequence is METYRTHIVMWTVLWLVEVFLCASGITVADNGMYKCFFQTQTLVYIHITLHVIASYSVCMYQVLDQASMGSGWGERFGVYQCKANGGYPKGQIHWKMGGHPLVNTSRRDETHLDNSTGLYSLTSILTMDRSQGEKLQCMVENTDQASTLNSTCKEKPVYIRESLLESPDKVAVAAGVSVSVVVMLVAGVLLVIFLLTRCHRRETSTKQRDTEERSVTQQLNMYEHGVCGASSPSDTTISPQMTDDKMEGW
- the LOC115112779 gene encoding ICOS ligand-like isoform X2; its protein translation is METYRTHIVMWTVLWLVEVFLCASAHLEPLQAIVGQNVLLQCPCKKRKERMDMKWQLEDHTTVLHHSGRHNITNIGEGYENRVRLFQNEDKDNCSLLLSGITVADNGMYKCFFQTQTLVYIHITLHVIASYSVCMYQVLDQASMGSGWGERFGVYQCKANGGYPKGQIHWKMGGHPLVNTSRRDETHLDNSTGLYSLTSILTMDRSQGEKLQCMVENTDQASTLNSTCKEKPVYIRESLLESPDKVAVAAGVSVSVVVMLVAGVLLVIFLLTRCHRRETSTQRDTEERSVTQQLNMYEHGVCGASSPSDTTISPQMTDDKMEGW